Proteins found in one Herbiconiux sp. A18JL235 genomic segment:
- a CDS encoding sugar ABC transporter substrate-binding protein, translating into MALGRRNRGRLLAAIGATIAGTALLAGCSGATPSAPDPDEVSGSITVWSWETTVEDTVKMFEEEYPNIDVTLVHQGDGNTLYQQIQTAFEAGSGAPDVTMVEFDMIPQWALSKDITSLSALGADEIAGDFTDATIGLATIDGTLYGIPSDAGPMALAYRTDLFEQAGIAVPTTWDEFAKAAEAYKAAYPDSYIANSPFADTNTQQMLWQASVFPIHIDGDTIGIDYDSQEAVDVVSFWNDLVQRDLVSSIPVYSPDWNKAIAEDTIGSMLAAAWSEQLTAPAAEGTNAGKWTVAPLPTWKAGTPASALWGGSAYAVTEQSANKQAAALFAEFAGHDERISKLPNAGFPVLKQYAENDEFLATPVDFYGGQASKAVFAEAMTTVPDGWEWSPFSSTVMSAFNEKLGDMTKGKLTPEEAMAEIQSTVTDFATDQGFTVSE; encoded by the coding sequence ATGGCACTAGGCCGAAGGAACAGAGGCAGACTCCTCGCGGCGATCGGCGCGACGATCGCCGGCACCGCATTGCTCGCGGGATGCTCGGGCGCGACGCCGAGCGCACCCGACCCCGACGAGGTGAGCGGCTCCATCACCGTGTGGAGCTGGGAGACCACCGTCGAAGACACGGTGAAGATGTTCGAGGAGGAGTACCCGAACATCGACGTCACCCTCGTGCACCAGGGCGACGGCAACACGCTCTACCAGCAGATCCAGACAGCCTTCGAGGCTGGCTCGGGCGCACCCGACGTCACCATGGTGGAGTTCGACATGATCCCGCAGTGGGCGCTGTCGAAAGACATCACCTCGCTCTCGGCGCTCGGCGCCGACGAGATCGCGGGCGACTTCACCGACGCCACCATCGGCCTCGCCACCATCGACGGAACGCTCTACGGCATCCCGAGCGACGCCGGCCCCATGGCGCTGGCCTACCGCACCGACCTGTTCGAGCAGGCCGGCATCGCCGTGCCCACCACCTGGGACGAGTTCGCGAAAGCGGCGGAGGCCTATAAGGCCGCCTACCCCGACTCCTACATCGCGAACTCGCCGTTCGCCGACACGAACACGCAGCAGATGCTCTGGCAGGCCTCGGTCTTCCCCATCCACATCGACGGCGACACCATCGGCATCGACTACGACTCGCAGGAGGCTGTCGACGTGGTGTCGTTCTGGAACGACCTGGTGCAGCGCGACCTGGTGTCGAGCATCCCCGTCTACTCCCCCGACTGGAACAAGGCGATCGCCGAAGACACCATCGGCAGCATGCTCGCCGCGGCCTGGAGCGAGCAGCTCACCGCACCGGCAGCGGAGGGCACGAACGCCGGCAAGTGGACCGTCGCGCCCCTCCCCACCTGGAAGGCGGGCACGCCCGCATCGGCCCTCTGGGGCGGCAGCGCCTACGCGGTCACCGAGCAGAGCGCCAACAAGCAGGCAGCAGCACTCTTCGCGGAGTTCGCGGGCCATGACGAGCGCATCTCGAAGCTGCCGAACGCCGGCTTCCCGGTGCTGAAGCAGTACGCCGAGAACGACGAGTTCCTCGCCACCCCGGTCGACTTCTACGGCGGTCAGGCCTCGAAGGCCGTGTTCGCCGAGGCCATGACCACCGTGCCCGACGGCTGGGAGTGGAGCCCGTTCTCCTCGACCGTGATGAGCGCCTTCAACGAGAAGCTCGGCGACATGACCAAGGGCAAGCTGACGCCGGAGGAGGCGATGGCCGAGATCCAGTCGACGGTGACCGACTTCGCCACCGACCAGGGCTTCACGGTCAGCGAGTAG
- a CDS encoding GNAT family N-acetyltransferase → MVSHPEHVAYRFDAFPARRDAEGVDPRCDAWLDAMSLGFLVPQASPQHRHRLASWLADDGAVLDAAWPESSRPGALQAPVATFADYGKPLTVAVGRELETHLVAYVTVRPTHRRRGLLRQLMERSLGRAVEAGRPLAALTASEGAIYGRFGFGPATSTVSVVLDSSKPFALAAPLVHSVELVTEEFAAEQSERVFDRFHGARVGSIGRPSSYPEQTLHPYSPTGDADAAVRYAAAFAADGSVDAVLCYRPSGWTGEPGSIEVVDLVAADTASELALWDFLAGVDMVDTVTWRHAPVDPVLPWAVTDPDSVRVERQRNAVWLRVLDVAEAFSARGYERDGELVFSVSDPQGYAAGAYRLVVREGAGRVERVAADVPVDLELDAPTLASLYLGGTEGRAVARSGRMRELTPGAADRFARLLRTDSAPYGVTEF, encoded by the coding sequence ATGGTTTCGCATCCCGAGCACGTCGCCTACCGCTTCGACGCCTTTCCCGCCCGGCGGGACGCGGAGGGAGTCGACCCGCGCTGCGACGCCTGGCTCGACGCCATGAGCCTCGGCTTCCTGGTGCCACAGGCCTCGCCGCAGCACCGGCATCGTCTCGCGAGCTGGCTCGCGGACGACGGGGCCGTGCTCGACGCGGCGTGGCCCGAGAGCTCGCGCCCGGGTGCGCTGCAGGCGCCGGTGGCGACCTTCGCCGACTACGGCAAGCCGCTCACGGTCGCGGTGGGGCGCGAGCTGGAGACCCACCTCGTGGCCTACGTCACGGTGCGGCCGACCCATCGCCGGCGCGGACTGCTGAGGCAGCTCATGGAGCGGTCGCTCGGCCGCGCGGTCGAGGCGGGCCGGCCCCTGGCCGCGCTCACCGCGAGCGAGGGCGCCATCTACGGCCGCTTCGGCTTCGGTCCGGCCACGTCGACGGTCTCCGTCGTGCTCGACTCCTCGAAGCCGTTCGCGCTCGCTGCTCCGCTCGTGCACAGCGTGGAGCTCGTGACCGAGGAGTTCGCCGCCGAGCAGTCGGAGCGGGTGTTCGACCGGTTCCACGGCGCCAGGGTGGGTTCGATCGGCAGGCCCTCCTCGTACCCTGAACAGACCCTGCACCCCTACTCGCCCACGGGTGACGCCGACGCCGCCGTGCGCTACGCGGCCGCCTTCGCCGCCGACGGCTCGGTCGACGCGGTGCTCTGCTACCGGCCTTCGGGCTGGACGGGCGAGCCCGGTTCGATCGAGGTCGTCGACCTGGTCGCGGCGGACACCGCCTCTGAGCTCGCGCTCTGGGACTTCCTCGCCGGGGTCGACATGGTCGATACGGTCACCTGGCGGCACGCTCCGGTCGACCCCGTGCTGCCCTGGGCGGTGACCGACCCCGACAGCGTGCGCGTCGAGCGCCAGCGCAACGCGGTCTGGCTCCGCGTGCTCGACGTGGCGGAGGCCTTCTCGGCACGCGGGTACGAACGCGACGGCGAGCTGGTGTTCTCGGTGAGCGACCCGCAGGGGTACGCCGCGGGCGCCTACCGTCTCGTCGTGCGGGAGGGGGCGGGCCGTGTGGAGCGCGTCGCAGCCGACGTGCCCGTCGACCTCGAGCTCGACGCACCCACGCTCGCGAGCCTGTACCTCGGTGGCACGGAGGGGCGTGCCGTGGCCCGGTCGGGGAGGATGCGCGAGCTCACCCCGGGCGCCGCAGACCGCTTCGCACGCCTGCTGCGTACCGACAGCGCTCCTTACGGGGTCACGGAGTTCTGA
- a CDS encoding SDR family NAD(P)-dependent oxidoreductase, translating to MTDGGSARENLSAARPRVVVVTGAAQGIGKAVAARFHADGHAVALLDIDPLVHETARQLAAAGPAPGAGAFAAVVSELADVGDDASVTAAIARVRERLGEVEVLVNNAGLSRHRDWRTITPADWDDALRVNLRSAFLVSRAVAPAMEAAGWGRIVNLSSVTYLGGQRHLLDYVSAKGGVIGFTRALARELGASGVTVNAVLPGAIQTESELASFPDQEALAKRMAEVQSVPRRGTVDDVAHAVAFLAEERSSFITGQSLVVDGGWYLD from the coding sequence GTGACTGACGGCGGCTCCGCGCGCGAGAATCTCTCCGCCGCCCGCCCGCGGGTCGTCGTCGTCACCGGCGCGGCTCAGGGCATCGGCAAGGCCGTCGCCGCCCGGTTCCACGCCGACGGGCACGCGGTGGCCCTGCTCGACATCGACCCCCTCGTGCACGAGACCGCCCGGCAGCTCGCCGCGGCCGGGCCCGCCCCGGGGGCGGGTGCCTTCGCCGCCGTCGTCTCCGAGCTCGCCGATGTCGGCGACGACGCCTCGGTGACCGCCGCCATCGCCCGGGTGCGGGAGCGCCTCGGCGAGGTCGAGGTGCTCGTGAACAACGCCGGGCTCAGCCGGCACCGCGACTGGCGCACCATCACGCCGGCCGACTGGGACGACGCGCTGCGCGTGAACCTCCGCTCGGCGTTCCTCGTCTCGCGCGCGGTCGCGCCCGCGATGGAGGCCGCCGGATGGGGGCGCATCGTCAACCTCTCCTCGGTCACCTACCTGGGCGGCCAGCGGCACCTGCTCGACTACGTCTCAGCCAAGGGCGGCGTGATCGGGTTCACCCGCGCGCTGGCGCGCGAGCTCGGGGCGAGCGGAGTGACCGTGAACGCGGTGCTCCCGGGCGCCATCCAGACGGAGTCGGAGCTGGCCTCGTTCCCCGACCAGGAGGCGCTGGCGAAGCGCATGGCCGAGGTGCAGTCGGTTCCGCGGCGGGGCACCGTCGACGACGTCGCGCACGCGGTGGCGTTCCTCGCCGAGGAGCGCTCCTCGTTCATCACCGGCCAGTCGCTCGTCGTCGACGGCGGCTGGTACCTCGACTGA
- a CDS encoding mandelate racemase/muconate lactonizing enzyme family protein has product MKITAIETLSQPEGPSPSVTFVLLHTDEGITGLGETYYTPKTVAAYVHEAIAPVVLGADALHDSVWDTLYAQSARRVGGGTDMRAISAIDLALWDLKGKAAGAPVYALLGGAEPSRAGVAVYNTCAGIAYAASTHVGRGGQAGPDDLWRAANDPGGLAQELRDEGFVGMKVWPFDAAAQQYGGMRISSAEVRAGRSVVERIRDAVGDDLEIMLEGHAQWDASPALKILQSVAEFDIQWAEDFVLAHDPATLRWLSERSPVPLAASEYLGGRWQYRQLLEQGAIQYLHLDPSWCGGISEAQKILALTSAHGVVASMHDCTGPINLLAGLHLAMANQTVAYQEVLRSYLSDVYPSMVDTEWTRSGGLMAAPDRPGLGAELTEQYLAQPGLVRQVSRRD; this is encoded by the coding sequence ATGAAGATCACCGCCATCGAGACCCTCTCGCAGCCCGAGGGGCCCTCACCGTCGGTGACCTTCGTGCTGCTGCACACCGATGAGGGCATCACCGGTCTCGGCGAGACCTACTACACGCCGAAGACCGTGGCAGCCTACGTGCACGAGGCGATCGCGCCCGTCGTTCTCGGCGCCGACGCGCTTCACGACTCCGTCTGGGACACCCTCTACGCACAGTCGGCCCGCCGGGTGGGCGGCGGCACCGACATGCGGGCCATCTCGGCGATCGACCTCGCCCTCTGGGACCTCAAGGGCAAGGCCGCCGGCGCACCCGTCTACGCCCTCCTCGGGGGCGCTGAGCCCTCCCGAGCGGGAGTGGCCGTCTACAACACCTGCGCCGGAATCGCCTACGCGGCATCGACCCACGTGGGCCGCGGCGGCCAGGCCGGCCCCGACGACCTGTGGCGCGCGGCGAACGACCCGGGCGGGCTCGCGCAAGAACTGCGCGACGAGGGCTTCGTGGGCATGAAGGTCTGGCCCTTCGACGCCGCCGCCCAGCAATACGGCGGCATGCGCATCTCCTCCGCCGAGGTGAGGGCGGGCCGCTCGGTGGTGGAGCGCATCCGAGACGCCGTCGGCGACGACCTCGAGATCATGCTCGAGGGGCACGCTCAGTGGGACGCGTCGCCCGCTCTCAAGATCCTGCAGTCGGTCGCGGAGTTCGACATCCAGTGGGCCGAGGACTTCGTGCTCGCGCACGATCCCGCGACCCTGCGCTGGCTCTCCGAGCGCTCACCCGTGCCGCTGGCCGCGAGCGAGTACCTGGGTGGGCGCTGGCAGTACCGGCAGCTGCTCGAGCAGGGCGCCATCCAGTACCTCCACCTCGACCCCAGCTGGTGCGGGGGCATCAGCGAGGCGCAGAAGATCCTCGCGCTCACCTCGGCCCACGGCGTCGTGGCGTCGATGCACGACTGCACCGGTCCGATCAATCTGCTCGCGGGACTGCACCTGGCCATGGCCAATCAGACTGTGGCCTACCAGGAGGTGCTGCGCAGCTACCTCAGCGACGTCTACCCCTCGATGGTCGACACCGAGTGGACCCGCAGCGGCGGCCTCATGGCGGCACCCGACCGCCCCGGCCTCGGTGCGGAGCTGACCGAGCAGTACCTCGCCCAGCCGGGCCTGGTGCGGCAGGTGTCGCGTCGTGACTGA
- a CDS encoding family 78 glycoside hydrolase catalytic domain, protein MSWIVEAHGPWAQAGARLRLDGTEVRELAGAESVLVPWPFPPLEPGTQHSLDLQLVGDDGSLTPWSEPLPFLTAFREEPWRAPLLSHPAPTLEAQPVLLRTELDVAASVTRATLFATALGVYQVAVNGVDVDDHLLKPGWTVYQHRLAHETTDVTPLLRTGRNALAVRLAGGWYTEAYGFGARAARFYGDQPAVSIELRLEHADGTVERLGSADGWRSTVESEFVSSGLYAGETTDARRRQPGWNQPFFDDSSWHPVATRPLALEPESVDMEPVRRIGEIAPVDVLTTPSGATVLDFGRIVVGRVRYTVDGPRAATITLRHAEVLEDGELCVRALRAASSIDTHVLAGEGPETVEPEFTFHGFRYVEVAGWPGEFDIDAFRAVVLHTDLTRTGWFSCSEPLLERLHENVVQSLRGNALALPTDCPQRDERLGWTGDAQVFAPAATSLFDVDAFFGSWLTDLSLEQRERGGRVPTVVPDVLGELSDVAAAGWGDAATAVPSVLFERYGDLALLERQLPSMAAWVDHALEAAGPGRLWERGFQYGDWLDPTASRPDKAKADPGVVATAWLFRSTRLLADGLSQLTGPVADIVSPSAEARRYARVAEEIRAAFVGAYLTPAGRLMSDAPAAYALTLAFGLVTEASMRAALASRLAFLLRAGGYRMATGFLGTPHVLDALLDNGQAHAAEQLLLQRMCPSWLYPVTMGATTMWERWDSMLPDGSINPSGMTSFNHYALGSIADVLHRRVGGLAPAAPGYRRLRVEPWFVEALEHAAVRHDTPYGRAEVRWRRNPADPAEVSVSAVVPPGTLADIVLPDRAPFTVGAGGYEWRVAAPLGGRLHQAVTVDSDLADVADTGDACRVVSTTLAEHDPDLAREFDAFVRWVPGRALRAELAAVSPPASSVEEIDRRLRALRVDM, encoded by the coding sequence GTGTCGTGGATCGTGGAGGCCCACGGGCCCTGGGCGCAGGCGGGCGCGCGCCTCCGCCTCGACGGAACCGAGGTGCGCGAGCTCGCGGGCGCCGAATCCGTGCTCGTGCCCTGGCCCTTCCCCCCGCTCGAGCCGGGCACGCAGCACTCGCTCGACCTGCAGCTCGTGGGCGACGACGGCTCGCTCACCCCCTGGAGCGAACCGCTCCCCTTCCTCACCGCCTTCCGCGAGGAGCCCTGGCGCGCTCCCCTGCTCTCGCACCCGGCACCCACCCTTGAGGCACAACCGGTGCTGCTGCGCACCGAGCTCGATGTCGCCGCATCCGTCACCCGAGCCACCCTGTTCGCCACAGCCCTCGGCGTCTACCAGGTCGCCGTGAACGGCGTCGACGTCGACGACCACCTGCTGAAACCCGGGTGGACGGTGTACCAGCATCGGCTCGCCCACGAGACCACCGACGTGACCCCGCTTCTGCGCACCGGCCGCAACGCCCTCGCCGTGCGGCTCGCGGGCGGCTGGTACACCGAGGCCTACGGCTTCGGCGCCCGGGCTGCCCGCTTCTACGGCGACCAGCCCGCCGTCTCGATCGAGCTCAGGCTCGAGCACGCCGACGGCACCGTCGAGCGCCTCGGCTCCGCTGACGGCTGGCGCAGCACCGTCGAGAGCGAGTTCGTGTCGAGCGGGCTCTACGCCGGAGAGACGACGGATGCCCGCCGCCGGCAGCCCGGCTGGAACCAGCCGTTCTTCGACGACTCGTCGTGGCATCCGGTCGCCACTCGCCCGCTCGCGCTCGAACCGGAGTCGGTCGACATGGAGCCGGTGCGGCGCATCGGGGAGATCGCCCCGGTCGACGTGCTCACCACCCCCTCCGGCGCGACCGTGCTCGACTTCGGGCGCATCGTGGTGGGCCGCGTGCGCTACACCGTCGACGGCCCCCGCGCCGCCACCATCACTCTCCGGCACGCCGAGGTGCTCGAAGACGGCGAGCTGTGCGTGCGGGCGCTGCGCGCCGCGAGCTCGATCGACACGCACGTGCTGGCGGGGGAGGGCCCGGAGACCGTCGAGCCCGAGTTCACCTTCCACGGCTTCCGCTACGTCGAGGTGGCCGGCTGGCCCGGCGAGTTCGACATCGACGCCTTCCGCGCCGTCGTGCTGCACACCGATCTCACGCGCACCGGGTGGTTCAGCTGTTCCGAGCCGCTCCTCGAACGCCTTCACGAGAACGTGGTGCAGAGCCTCCGTGGCAACGCGCTTGCGCTGCCCACCGACTGCCCGCAGCGCGACGAGCGGCTGGGCTGGACCGGTGACGCCCAGGTGTTCGCCCCGGCAGCCACCTCCCTCTTCGACGTCGACGCCTTCTTCGGCAGCTGGCTCACCGACCTCTCCCTCGAGCAGCGCGAGCGCGGCGGGAGGGTGCCGACCGTGGTGCCCGACGTTCTGGGCGAGCTGAGCGACGTCGCCGCAGCCGGCTGGGGCGACGCCGCGACTGCAGTGCCGAGCGTGCTGTTCGAGCGCTACGGCGACCTCGCCCTGCTCGAGCGCCAGCTGCCCAGCATGGCCGCCTGGGTCGACCACGCCCTCGAAGCCGCCGGCCCCGGCCGGCTGTGGGAGCGCGGTTTCCAGTACGGCGACTGGCTCGACCCCACCGCCTCCCGCCCCGACAAGGCGAAGGCCGACCCCGGCGTGGTGGCCACGGCCTGGCTCTTCCGCTCGACCCGGCTGCTCGCCGACGGCCTGTCGCAGCTGACGGGCCCGGTGGCCGACATCGTCTCGCCGTCTGCCGAGGCGAGGCGGTACGCCCGAGTGGCCGAGGAGATCCGCGCGGCTTTCGTCGGGGCCTACCTCACGCCTGCCGGGAGGTTGATGTCGGATGCACCCGCCGCGTACGCGCTCACACTCGCCTTCGGCCTGGTCACCGAGGCATCGATGCGCGCGGCCCTCGCGAGCCGGCTGGCGTTCCTGCTGCGCGCGGGGGGCTACCGCATGGCCACCGGGTTCCTCGGCACGCCGCACGTGCTCGACGCCCTCCTCGACAACGGCCAGGCGCACGCCGCCGAGCAGCTGCTGCTGCAGCGGATGTGCCCGTCGTGGCTCTATCCCGTCACCATGGGCGCCACCACGATGTGGGAGCGCTGGGACTCGATGCTTCCCGACGGCTCCATCAACCCCTCGGGCATGACCTCCTTCAACCACTACGCCCTCGGCTCGATCGCCGATGTGCTGCACCGCCGGGTCGGCGGACTCGCCCCCGCCGCTCCCGGCTACCGCCGGCTGCGCGTCGAGCCCTGGTTCGTCGAGGCGCTCGAACACGCGGCGGTGAGGCACGACACCCCCTACGGGCGGGCGGAGGTGCGGTGGCGCAGGAACCCGGCCGACCCCGCGGAGGTCTCTGTCTCGGCGGTCGTTCCACCTGGCACGCTCGCCGACATCGTCCTCCCCGATCGGGCCCCCTTCACGGTGGGCGCAGGCGGTTACGAATGGCGAGTCGCCGCTCCGCTGGGCGGGCGGCTTCACCAAGCGGTGACGGTCGACTCCGATCTCGCCGACGTCGCCGACACAGGTGATGCGTGCAGGGTCGTCTCGACGACTCTGGCTGAGCACGACCCCGATCTGGCGCGGGAGTTCGACGCGTTCGTGCGGTGGGTGCCCGGCCGCGCTCTCCGGGCGGAGTTGGCGGCGGTCTCACCGCCGGCGTCGTCGGTCGAGGAAATCGACCGACGATTGCGCGCATTGCGTGTTGATATGTGA
- a CDS encoding sugar-binding protein: MSGHPPPFPRRSARRALAVIATAALAGVALLAPATAASAATTDLGVESADGWSGVSFDGTTGSGVPAAVSADSHSGAAALAIDLDTAAVSDAGWEMAYRPLAGVEVDSLSFWVKTVNVSSLGVQLVDSTGQTHQTFLPVPASDGWQEITLASPAGEEQHGSWGGAADGVWHGPAQQLGFVLNAFARTDTSVPTASLLIDDIVAHAADQASSFALGQSTVGNIFTPGEPTAFPFTTTADRLDWRVTDTSGAVISSGEHQVEGGAGSLGIDGLDLGWYELTVDAWEGDTVIGHQETTFARLAEPLSSDESAEGRFAAATHYGQSWSPDSMQLLAEGGFAQLRDEVYWSEVETEPGVYDWARPRAEFLDQADELGVAPLLLAGYGNPLYDSGNGPVSDEAVAAYSSYAAAMASEFQDSASGIELWNEWDLGLGGNTNVSAADYVNLLKSASPAVKAAAPGLPVIGPAVADLNTSWLEDTFALGALDYVDGIVLHPYSYPAGAEALADRLEQVDALVREYNDGQSKPMWITEHGWPTGTNARAVSEASQAANVAKSALIATMDGVERYYYYDFVNDGTDPAETENNFGLLHHPDDALGAFTPKPGYVAYSTAAHQLAGASFTDRDESIADVWNLGFTTPGGPLRALWSLSPQVVSVEATGTVTITDAYGAAHTVDAGDGAELTLDLGEAPVYLSGDVSAPVSSATSLTLDAAFVGAPVSAHWTMDNTAGATETAFTLTFTDGTEVSQTAGAGEQATLDFELPAPTATGSYSVSAELTGAGTYLGTLSASTTVSEALQLSGGHAIDDDGASVLRLRVSNASPDATTVSELSYTLGDASGVLVTDGALAGSSELVADVPLAELADTTAWTARASVDGGELTASGSVRPLDVGAAAEVAHRTIAVDGVLDDLEGVPSIDLAAVGDDQTVGSTGPADLSGTVWYTWDDDNLYLSADIADDVHDQPSSGSTIWQGDSIQFTVADGAPGEATAWNEFGVALTADGPQLYRWLSVGEGAGTVTGAQVQITRDDAAGRTVYEVAVPWQRLGGARADSALFSGSLLVNEADGSGRAGYIAWGGGIAAEKDSAQFNALHLLAAQEPEPTPEPSPTPEPTGTPTPTDTPAPGTPGATPAPGTPGGPGNGNGGDDGGSGDGSGGSAGASALGETGNAAAGVLAVVAFLLLGAGAFALVRRRRAES; the protein is encoded by the coding sequence GTGTCAGGTCATCCCCCGCCCTTCCCCCGCCGCAGCGCCCGGCGCGCCCTGGCGGTGATCGCCACGGCCGCCCTCGCAGGGGTCGCCCTGCTCGCGCCCGCGACAGCCGCATCCGCAGCCACGACCGACCTCGGCGTCGAGTCGGCCGACGGCTGGTCGGGGGTGAGCTTCGACGGCACCACGGGCAGCGGCGTGCCCGCTGCCGTCTCGGCCGACTCGCACTCGGGTGCCGCGGCGCTCGCGATCGATCTCGACACCGCCGCGGTGTCGGACGCCGGATGGGAGATGGCCTACCGCCCGCTCGCAGGCGTGGAGGTCGACTCGCTCAGCTTCTGGGTGAAGACGGTCAACGTCTCGAGCCTCGGCGTCCAGCTGGTCGACAGCACCGGCCAGACGCACCAGACCTTCCTTCCCGTTCCCGCCTCCGACGGCTGGCAGGAGATCACCCTCGCCTCACCGGCCGGCGAGGAGCAGCACGGCTCGTGGGGCGGCGCTGCCGACGGCGTCTGGCACGGCCCGGCCCAGCAGCTCGGCTTCGTGCTGAACGCCTTCGCGCGCACCGATACCTCGGTGCCCACGGCGAGCCTGCTCATCGACGACATCGTGGCTCACGCGGCCGACCAGGCATCGTCGTTCGCCCTGGGGCAGAGCACGGTCGGCAACATCTTCACCCCGGGCGAGCCGACAGCGTTCCCGTTCACCACGACCGCCGACCGACTCGACTGGCGGGTGACCGACACCTCGGGCGCCGTCATCTCGTCGGGCGAGCATCAGGTGGAAGGCGGAGCCGGATCGCTCGGCATCGACGGACTCGACCTCGGCTGGTATGAGCTCACCGTCGACGCCTGGGAGGGCGACACGGTGATCGGCCACCAGGAGACCACCTTCGCCCGGCTCGCAGAGCCGCTGTCCAGCGACGAATCTGCCGAAGGCCGCTTTGCCGCAGCGACGCACTACGGCCAGAGCTGGAGCCCCGACAGCATGCAGCTGCTCGCGGAGGGCGGCTTCGCCCAGCTGCGCGACGAGGTCTACTGGAGCGAGGTCGAGACCGAGCCGGGCGTCTACGACTGGGCCCGGCCGCGCGCCGAGTTCCTCGACCAGGCCGACGAGCTGGGTGTCGCCCCGCTGCTGCTGGCCGGCTACGGCAACCCGCTCTACGACTCGGGCAACGGCCCGGTGAGCGATGAGGCGGTCGCGGCGTACTCCTCGTACGCTGCCGCGATGGCGAGCGAGTTCCAGGACAGCGCCTCGGGCATCGAGCTGTGGAACGAGTGGGACCTCGGCCTCGGCGGCAACACCAACGTCTCGGCAGCCGACTACGTGAACCTGCTGAAGTCGGCATCTCCCGCCGTGAAGGCAGCTGCTCCCGGCTTGCCCGTGATCGGCCCTGCGGTCGCCGACCTCAACACCTCGTGGCTCGAAGACACCTTCGCCCTCGGCGCGCTCGACTACGTCGACGGCATCGTGCTGCACCCGTACAGCTACCCGGCAGGTGCCGAAGCGCTGGCCGACCGGCTCGAGCAGGTCGACGCGCTGGTGCGCGAGTACAACGACGGCCAGTCGAAGCCGATGTGGATCACCGAGCACGGCTGGCCGACCGGCACGAACGCGCGCGCGGTGAGCGAGGCCTCGCAGGCGGCGAACGTGGCGAAGTCGGCACTCATCGCCACCATGGACGGCGTCGAGCGGTACTACTACTATGACTTCGTCAATGACGGCACCGACCCGGCCGAGACCGAGAACAACTTCGGTCTGCTGCACCACCCCGACGACGCGCTCGGCGCCTTCACCCCGAAGCCCGGCTACGTGGCCTACTCGACGGCCGCTCACCAGCTGGCCGGTGCGAGCTTCACCGACCGCGATGAGAGCATCGCCGATGTCTGGAACCTCGGCTTCACCACGCCGGGCGGCCCGCTGCGCGCGCTGTGGTCGCTGAGCCCCCAGGTGGTGAGCGTCGAGGCGACCGGCACCGTGACCATCACGGATGCGTACGGTGCGGCCCACACGGTGGATGCCGGTGACGGCGCCGAGCTCACGCTCGATCTCGGCGAGGCCCCGGTCTACCTGAGCGGCGACGTCTCCGCCCCGGTGAGCTCGGCCACCTCGCTCACGCTCGACGCGGCCTTCGTCGGGGCGCCGGTCTCGGCGCACTGGACGATGGACAACACTGCGGGTGCGACGGAGACGGCGTTCACCCTGACGTTCACCGACGGCACGGAGGTCTCGCAGACCGCCGGCGCCGGGGAGCAGGCGACGCTCGACTTCGAGCTGCCCGCCCCGACCGCCACCGGCAGCTACAGTGTGTCGGCTGAGCTCACCGGAGCGGGAACGTATCTCGGCACGCTCAGCGCCTCGACCACGGTCTCGGAGGCACTCCAGCTCTCGGGCGGTCACGCCATCGACGACGACGGCGCCTCGGTGCTGCGGCTGCGGGTGAGCAACGCCTCCCCCGACGCCACCACGGTGTCGGAGTTGTCGTACACGCTCGGGGACGCCTCGGGAGTGCTGGTGACGGACGGAGCGTTGGCCGGCTCCTCGGAGCTCGTCGCCGACGTGCCCCTCGCCGAGCTCGCCGACACCACCGCGTGGACCGCCCGGGCGTCGGTCGACGGTGGCGAGCTCACCGCATCCGGCAGCGTGCGTCCGCTCGACGTGGGCGCCGCAGCCGAGGTCGCGCACCGCACCATCGCGGTCGACGGGGTGCTCGACGACCTCGAGGGCGTTCCGTCGATCGACCTCGCGGCTGTCGGCGACGACCAGACCGTGGGTTCGACCGGCCCCGCCGACTTGTCGGGCACGGTCTGGTACACCTGGGACGACGACAACCTGTACCTGAGCGCCGACATCGCCGACGACGTGCACGACCAGCCCTCCTCGGGCAGCACGATCTGGCAGGGCGACTCGATCCAGTTCACCGTCGCCGACGGCGCACCCGGCGAGGCGACCGCCTGGAACGAGTTCGGTGTCGCGCTCACCGCCGACGGCCCGCAACTCTACCGCTGGCTCTCCGTCGGCGAAGGAGCGGGAACCGTGACCGGCGCCCAGGTGCAGATCACCCGCGACGACGCCGCCGGCCGTACCGTGTACGAGGTGGCCGTGCCGTGGCAGCGACTCGGCGGTGCGCGTGCCGACTCGGCACTGTTCAGCGGATCGCTGCTCGTGAACGAGGCCGACGGCTCAGGTCGCGCCGGCTACATCGCCTGGGGAGGCGGCATTGCCGCCGAGAAGGACTCGGCACAGTTCAACGCGCTGCACCTGCTCGCGGCGCAGGAGCCGGAGCCGACGCCCGAGCCGTCCCCGACGCCCGAGCCCACGGGCACGCCCACGCCGACCGACACCCCGGCTCCCGGCACTCCCGGCGCTACCCCGGCCCCCGGAACGCCGGGCGGCCCGGGCAACGGCAACGGCGGCGACGACGGCGGGTCGGGCGACGGGAGCGGCGGTTCCGCAGGCGCCTCGGCGCTCGGCGAGACCGGCAACGCGGCGGCGGGAGTGCTCGCCGTGGTCGCCTTCCTGCTCCTCGGAGCCGGCGCCTTCGCTCTCGTGCGACGCCGTCGGGCGGAGAGCTGA